From a single Serratia surfactantfaciens genomic region:
- the mntP gene encoding manganese efflux pump MntP — protein MNLSATLILAFGMSMDAFAASIGKGASLHQPRFREAIRTGLIFGVVEAITPLIGWAIGLFASQYIMEWDHWVAFSLLFILGMRMIVEGVRNRPDEEEKVKRHGFWLLVATAIATSLDAMAIGVGLAFLQVNIVHTAMAIGCATMIMATLGMMIGRFIGPLLGKRAEILGGVVLIGIGVNILLEHLGYLA, from the coding sequence ATGAACCTTTCAGCAACACTTATTCTCGCTTTCGGCATGTCCATGGATGCTTTCGCCGCTTCGATCGGTAAAGGCGCCAGTCTGCATCAGCCCCGTTTCCGCGAAGCGATCCGCACCGGCCTGATCTTCGGCGTGGTCGAAGCGATCACCCCGCTCATCGGTTGGGCCATCGGCCTGTTCGCCAGTCAATACATCATGGAATGGGACCACTGGGTCGCCTTCTCGCTGCTGTTCATTCTCGGCATGCGCATGATCGTCGAAGGGGTGCGCAACAGGCCCGATGAAGAAGAGAAGGTCAAACGTCATGGCTTCTGGTTGCTGGTCGCCACCGCCATCGCCACCAGCCTCGACGCCATGGCAATCGGCGTCGGTCTGGCCTTCCTGCAGGTGAATATCGTGCACACCGCGATGGCCATCGGCTGCGCCACCATGATCATGGCGACGCTGGGCATGATGATCGGCCGCTTTATCGGCCCGCTGCTGGGCAAACGCGCCGAGATCCTCGGCGGCGTGGTGCTGATCGGCATCGGCGTCAACATCCTGCTGGAACACCTCGGTTATCTGGCCTGA
- a CDS encoding DUF4060 family protein: MKRIIKGDKNLSHLVIAHAAIDRHAESFGQRRQGWPSTYLIKYQNDRVAVEVVTRSQSYVATLMIGARNLTKLCGMPG, encoded by the coding sequence ATGAAGCGCATTATCAAAGGTGATAAAAACTTGTCTCATCTGGTGATTGCCCACGCGGCGATCGATCGTCATGCCGAAAGCTTCGGCCAGCGTCGTCAGGGGTGGCCTTCGACCTACCTGATAAAATATCAAAACGATCGCGTGGCGGTGGAAGTGGTTACGCGTAGTCAATCTTATGTCGCGACGCTGATGATCGGCGCGCGCAACCTGACCAAACTGTGCGGTATGCCTGGCTGA
- the cspE gene encoding transcription antiterminator/RNA stability regulator CspE yields MAKIKGQVKWFNESKGFGFITPADGSKDVFVHFSAIQGNGFKTLAEGQNVEFEIQDGQKGPSAVNVTAI; encoded by the coding sequence ATGGCAAAGATCAAAGGTCAAGTTAAGTGGTTCAACGAGTCTAAAGGTTTCGGTTTCATCACCCCGGCTGACGGCAGCAAAGACGTGTTCGTACACTTCTCTGCAATCCAGGGTAACGGCTTCAAAACCCTGGCTGAAGGCCAGAACGTTGAGTTCGAAATCCAAGATGGCCAGAAAGGTCCATCTGCAGTAAACGTTACTGCTATCTAA
- a CDS encoding PhoP/PhoQ regulator MgrB, producing MRLLNLLRKKILVIMTAVAACLFFYLLALDSYCDDGGNFALGICSVTRFVPW from the coding sequence ATGAGGCTGCTAAATTTGTTGCGAAAAAAAATCCTCGTGATAATGACGGCCGTCGCTGCCTGCCTGTTTTTCTACCTGTTGGCGCTGGACAGTTATTGCGACGATGGCGGAAATTTCGCGCTGGGCATCTGTTCGGTGACGCGCTTCGTGCCCTGGTAA
- a CDS encoding phage protein NinX family protein gives MIKWYEESDAEVNRSIALLTGENPDKWYPYGGVKGKDYCKNPSDAWPIICANKISLNPDQQNDSPQWQARMSTQGGEWQADCASPLRAAMICFLMSQQAN, from the coding sequence ATGATTAAATGGTACGAAGAAAGCGATGCCGAAGTGAACCGCAGCATCGCGCTGCTGACCGGAGAGAACCCGGACAAGTGGTATCCTTACGGTGGTGTGAAAGGTAAAGATTACTGCAAGAATCCCTCCGATGCCTGGCCGATCATTTGCGCCAACAAAATCAGTCTGAACCCCGACCAGCAAAACGACAGCCCGCAGTGGCAAGCGCGCATGAGCACCCAGGGCGGTGAATGGCAGGCGGACTGCGCCAGCCCGCTGCGCGCGGCGATGATCTGTTTCCTGATGAGCCAACAGGCTAACTGA
- a CDS encoding DUF986 family protein, with translation MSLTDAVLMLFIALLLLYSLYDEFGMDLLKGKTRLKVPLKRRNRLDSLIFVGLIAILIYRNVTDNGAVLTTYLLISLALLAIYIFYIRSPKMLFKAHGFFFANVFVEYNRIKAMNLSEDGILAVDLEQRRLLVQVTHLDDLEKIYHFFVDNQ, from the coding sequence ATGTCACTGACCGACGCCGTACTGATGCTGTTTATCGCCCTGCTGTTGCTGTACTCGCTGTATGACGAATTCGGCATGGATCTGCTGAAAGGCAAAACGCGGCTTAAAGTGCCGCTCAAACGCCGCAACCGCCTCGACAGCCTGATTTTCGTCGGCCTGATCGCCATTCTGATTTACCGCAATGTCACCGACAATGGTGCGGTACTCACCACCTATCTGCTTATTTCTTTAGCGCTGCTTGCGATCTATATCTTTTATATTCGCTCCCCCAAGATGCTGTTTAAAGCGCACGGTTTTTTCTTCGCCAATGTGTTTGTCGAATATAACCGCATTAAAGCCATGAATTTATCGGAGGATGGCATTCTGGCCGTCGATCTGGAACAGCGCCGGTTGTTGGTTCAAGTGACGCACCTGGACGACCTGGAGAAGATTTATCATTTTTTTGTTGATAATCAATAA
- a CDS encoding YobH family protein, with protein MSKLIKWVLVLAVIYGGFLISGYGVLIGSNKNVGGLGLQCKYLTARNVAIAQYVNGDNGFIGVADCPLFKKIETVVD; from the coding sequence ATGAGCAAATTGATTAAGTGGGTTCTGGTGTTGGCGGTCATTTACGGCGGTTTTTTGATCTCGGGCTACGGCGTGCTGATCGGCAGCAACAAGAACGTCGGCGGGTTGGGTTTGCAGTGCAAATATCTGACGGCGCGCAACGTGGCGATCGCCCAGTATGTCAATGGCGACAACGGTTTCATCGGCGTAGCCGATTGCCCGCTGTTCAAGAAAATCGAAACGGTGGTGGATTAA
- a CDS encoding amino acid permease, with the protein MGGQHQDTPLKRGLKNRHIQLIALGGAIGTGLFLGIAQTIKMAGPAVLLGYAIGGFIAFLIMRQLGEMVVEEPVAGSFSHFAYKYWGDFAGFLSGWNYWAMFILVGMAELTAVGIYIQYWWPEIPTWASAALFFVLINLINLVNVRLYGETEFWFAIIKVVAIVGMIVFGAWLLVSGNGGPQASITNLWQQGGFMPHGFSGLVMAMAVIMFSFGGLEMVGITAAEAADPRRSIPKATNQVVYRILIFYIGSLTVLLSLYPWGQVVEGGSPFVLIFHALNSNLVATVLNVVVLTAALSVYNSGVYANSRMLFGLASQGNAPKALTRVNKRGVPVLSIALSALITSVGVLINYLMPGKAFELLMALVVSTLVINWVMICLAHLKFRAAKNRQGVIPSFKALWYPFGNYLCLAFLGLILVIMYFSEGIRISVLLMPVWVAVLWGGFMLTRRKGAKR; encoded by the coding sequence ATGGGCGGTCAGCATCAGGATACCCCGCTAAAACGCGGCTTAAAAAACAGACATATACAGCTTATTGCCCTCGGGGGCGCCATCGGAACCGGTTTATTTCTCGGCATTGCGCAAACCATTAAAATGGCCGGCCCCGCCGTGCTGTTGGGCTACGCCATCGGCGGTTTTATCGCGTTTTTGATCATGCGCCAACTGGGCGAAATGGTGGTGGAGGAGCCGGTCGCCGGATCTTTCAGCCACTTTGCCTATAAATATTGGGGCGATTTCGCCGGCTTCCTTTCCGGCTGGAACTATTGGGCGATGTTCATTCTGGTCGGCATGGCGGAGTTGACCGCCGTCGGCATCTACATTCAGTACTGGTGGCCGGAGATCCCCACCTGGGCCTCGGCCGCGCTGTTCTTCGTGCTGATCAACCTGATCAACCTGGTGAACGTGCGCCTGTACGGCGAAACCGAGTTTTGGTTTGCGATCATCAAAGTGGTGGCGATTGTCGGCATGATCGTGTTCGGTGCCTGGCTGCTGGTCAGCGGCAACGGCGGACCGCAGGCCAGCATCACCAACCTGTGGCAGCAGGGCGGCTTTATGCCGCACGGCTTCTCCGGGCTGGTGATGGCGATGGCGGTGATCATGTTCTCGTTCGGCGGGTTGGAAATGGTCGGCATTACCGCAGCGGAAGCCGCGGACCCGCGTCGCAGCATTCCCAAAGCCACCAATCAGGTGGTGTACCGCATTTTGATCTTCTATATCGGCTCGCTGACCGTGCTGCTTTCGCTCTATCCGTGGGGACAAGTGGTGGAGGGCGGCAGCCCGTTCGTGCTGATCTTCCATGCGCTGAACAGCAATCTGGTGGCGACCGTGCTCAACGTGGTGGTGCTGACCGCCGCGCTGTCGGTCTACAACAGCGGCGTTTATGCCAACAGCCGCATGCTGTTCGGGCTGGCTAGCCAGGGCAATGCGCCGAAGGCGCTGACGCGCGTCAACAAACGTGGGGTGCCGGTGCTGTCCATCGCGCTGTCGGCGCTGATTACCTCGGTCGGCGTGCTGATCAACTACCTGATGCCCGGCAAGGCGTTTGAGCTGCTGATGGCGTTGGTGGTGTCCACGCTGGTGATCAACTGGGTCATGATCTGCCTGGCACACCTGAAATTCCGCGCGGCGAAGAACCGGCAGGGCGTTATTCCGAGCTTTAAAGCGCTGTGGTATCCGTTCGGCAACTACCTGTGCCTGGCGTTCCTCGGCCTGATTCTGGTGATAATGTATTTCAGCGAAGGGATCCGCATTTCGGTGTTGCTGATGCCGGTGTGGGTTGCGGTGCTGTGGGGCGGGTTTATGCTGACGCGCCGCAAAGGCGCCAAGCGTTAA
- the rlmA gene encoding 23S rRNA (guanine(745)-N(1))-methyltransferase has translation MSYQCPLCHQPLHFSSQQWRCDGNHQFDQAKEGYVNLLPVQHKRSKQPGDSAEMMQARRAFLDGGFYQPLQEQVAEWLDLALAADAGALLDIGCGEGYYTAAVAARLAQKRNMTVYGLDVAKVAIRYAAKRYPAVSFCVASSHRLPFADGALDAVLRIYAPCKAEELARVVKPGGVVVTVSPGPRHLYQLKEQVYQQVQLHAEQDEQFAGFDCERKETLAYTMTLPGTQAANLLQMTPFAWRATPEVQQRLADGGEFVCETDFVLALYRRRA, from the coding sequence ATGTCTTATCAATGTCCCCTGTGTCATCAGCCGCTGCATTTTTCCTCACAACAATGGCGTTGCGACGGCAATCATCAGTTCGATCAAGCGAAAGAAGGCTACGTCAATCTGCTGCCGGTGCAGCACAAGCGATCGAAGCAGCCGGGGGACAGCGCGGAAATGATGCAGGCGCGGCGCGCATTTCTCGACGGCGGATTTTATCAGCCGCTGCAAGAGCAGGTCGCCGAGTGGCTGGATTTGGCGCTGGCGGCCGATGCAGGCGCGTTATTGGACATAGGCTGTGGGGAAGGGTACTACACCGCCGCCGTGGCCGCACGGCTGGCACAGAAGCGCAATATGACGGTCTATGGGCTGGACGTCGCCAAGGTGGCGATCCGCTATGCTGCCAAACGTTATCCGGCGGTCTCGTTCTGCGTCGCCTCCAGCCACCGTTTGCCGTTCGCCGACGGGGCGCTGGATGCGGTTCTGCGCATTTATGCGCCTTGCAAGGCGGAGGAGCTGGCGCGGGTGGTAAAACCGGGCGGCGTAGTGGTGACGGTTTCGCCGGGGCCACGCCATCTGTACCAGCTGAAAGAGCAGGTGTACCAACAGGTGCAGCTGCATGCCGAACAGGACGAACAGTTCGCCGGTTTCGACTGCGAGCGCAAAGAGACGCTGGCCTATACGATGACCCTGCCGGGGACGCAGGCCGCCAATCTGCTGCAGATGACGCCGTTCGCCTGGCGCGCCACGCCGGAGGTGCAGCAGCGGTTGGCCGACGGCGGGGAGTTTGTGTGCGAGACGGATTTCGTCCTGGCGCTGTATCGGCGTCGGGCTTAA
- the fos gene encoding fosfomycin resistance glutathione transferase has product MLTGLNHLTLAVHDLDRSVDFYHHLLGFIPHARWQGGAYLSLGALWLCLSVDESRTPQNARDYTHYAFSVAPEHMEQVSERLRQSGVEEWKSNRSEGESLYFLDPDGHQLEIHAGDLASRLAACREIPYQGMVFY; this is encoded by the coding sequence ATGTTGACCGGCCTCAACCATCTGACGCTCGCCGTCCACGATCTCGATCGCAGCGTCGATTTTTATCATCATCTGTTGGGATTTATCCCGCACGCCCGTTGGCAAGGCGGCGCCTATCTTTCGTTGGGGGCCTTGTGGCTGTGCCTGTCGGTGGATGAATCGCGCACGCCACAAAACGCGCGCGATTATACCCACTACGCCTTCAGCGTAGCGCCGGAGCACATGGAGCAGGTCAGCGAGCGATTGCGCCAGAGCGGCGTAGAAGAGTGGAAAAGCAATCGCAGCGAAGGCGAATCGCTCTATTTTCTCGATCCCGATGGGCATCAGTTGGAGATTCATGCCGGCGATCTGGCCAGCCGCCTGGCGGCGTGCCGGGAAATCCCCTATCAAGGTATGGTGTTTTACTGA
- the pgeF gene encoding peptidoglycan editing factor PgeF produces the protein MSDRSALLDAVPHIQHGFGSKLALLPGHLLPYSATLPEKKQVHGTRIVDVLQPAQACGEADGFYTRQPGILLSVLTADCLPVLFSRRDGGAIAAVHAGWRGLLDGILEQMAARIRQDGDTADWVVSIGPAAGPCCYEVDEALVENFKQRLPLPAALISPHYRHLDLAAIAEYKLAALGFAAVDRAGSCTICTPDVDPQRPQRYKYTSYRRNSHRRAQDPTHPGIKGRNQYAAIIIAAG, from the coding sequence ATGAGCGATCGTTCCGCGCTGCTCGATGCGGTGCCCCACATTCAGCACGGCTTCGGCAGCAAACTCGCGCTGCTGCCAGGGCATCTGCTGCCCTACAGCGCTACGCTGCCGGAAAAGAAGCAGGTGCACGGCACCCGCATCGTCGACGTGTTGCAACCGGCGCAGGCGTGCGGTGAGGCCGACGGTTTCTACACCCGCCAACCCGGCATTCTGCTCAGCGTGCTGACGGCGGACTGCCTGCCGGTGCTGTTCAGCCGCCGTGATGGCGGCGCCATCGCGGCGGTACACGCCGGTTGGCGCGGGTTGCTGGACGGCATTCTGGAACAGATGGCGGCGCGCATTCGCCAGGACGGCGACACCGCCGATTGGGTGGTTTCTATCGGCCCCGCCGCCGGCCCGTGCTGCTACGAAGTCGATGAAGCGCTGGTTGAAAATTTTAAACAGCGCCTGCCGCTGCCCGCTGCGCTGATCAGCCCGCATTATCGGCATCTGGATCTGGCCGCGATTGCCGAATACAAGCTGGCGGCGCTGGGCTTCGCCGCCGTTGACCGCGCCGGCAGCTGCACCATCTGCACGCCGGACGTCGACCCACAGCGGCCGCAGCGCTACAAATACACCAGCTATCGCCGCAACAGCCACCGGCGCGCGCAGGATCCGACGCATCCGGGGATCAAAGGCCGTAACCAGTATGCCGCCATCATCATCGCCGCCGGATGA
- a CDS encoding MBL fold metallo-hydrolase, which yields MKRINRYYDAAKAHHTPEGFRNPEPSQRQEGDLQRWQDERKRQGLPKPPQHGYAQFTERWWQPADLSGSDDSVWWLGHASMLLRLGGRYVLIDPVLSERASPLSFYGPKRRTPPPLAVGQLPAVDAVLISHNHYDHLDRRTVRQLARRFPRAEFIVPLGLKRWFRRYRLNVHELDWWQSLSLGELTVYATPARHWSMRTLWDRNRSLWCGWVIHHPALRFYFSGDSGYSERLAEIGHRLGPFDVAALPIGAYAPRWFMQEQHMDPQQSVTLYRQLNQPRAIPIHWGVFELADESLDEPPHQLNLALSEAGLEQHQFHPLKIGERIALQNLQQASPIRPPEE from the coding sequence ATGAAAAGAATCAACCGTTATTACGACGCGGCCAAGGCGCATCACACGCCGGAGGGATTTCGCAACCCGGAGCCTTCGCAGCGCCAGGAGGGCGACCTTCAGCGTTGGCAGGATGAACGCAAGCGGCAGGGATTGCCCAAGCCGCCGCAGCACGGTTACGCGCAGTTTACCGAGCGCTGGTGGCAACCTGCCGATCTCAGCGGCAGCGACGACAGCGTCTGGTGGTTGGGGCATGCCTCAATGCTGCTGCGGTTGGGGGGGCGCTATGTCCTGATCGATCCGGTGTTGTCCGAACGCGCGTCGCCGCTGAGCTTTTACGGCCCGAAACGCAGAACGCCGCCGCCGCTGGCGGTGGGGCAACTGCCGGCGGTGGACGCGGTGCTGATCTCTCATAACCATTATGACCATCTCGACAGACGCACGGTGCGGCAACTGGCGCGGCGTTTTCCTCGGGCCGAGTTCATCGTGCCGCTCGGATTGAAACGCTGGTTTCGCCGCTATCGGCTGAACGTGCATGAGCTGGACTGGTGGCAGAGTCTGTCGTTGGGCGAGCTGACGGTCTACGCTACGCCGGCGCGGCACTGGAGCATGCGCACGCTGTGGGATCGCAACCGTTCTCTGTGGTGCGGCTGGGTGATCCACCATCCGGCGCTGCGCTTCTACTTTTCCGGCGACAGCGGCTATTCGGAGCGGCTGGCGGAGATCGGACACCGGCTGGGGCCGTTCGACGTGGCGGCGTTGCCGATAGGGGCCTATGCGCCGCGGTGGTTCATGCAGGAACAGCATATGGATCCGCAGCAGTCGGTGACGCTGTATCGACAGCTGAATCAACCACGCGCCATTCCCATCCATTGGGGGGTGTTCGAATTGGCGGATGAATCGCTGGATGAGCCGCCCCATCAGTTGAATCTGGCGTTGAGCGAAGCGGGGTTGGAACAACATCAATTCCATCCGCTGAAGATTGGCGAGCGCATTGCGTTGCAGAACTTGCAGCAAGCATCGCCTATCCGCCCGCCGGAGGAATAA
- a CDS encoding YebO family protein, translating to MYDLGFGQNGLLSLALAAVALLVGLWVWFLVNRASVRANEQVRLLQEIAEQQRQQTALLKRLAHSARGADADADDDELSPALNFKGFIPER from the coding sequence ATGTACGATTTAGGTTTTGGCCAGAACGGCCTGCTGTCGCTGGCCCTCGCCGCCGTGGCGTTGCTGGTGGGGCTGTGGGTCTGGTTCCTGGTGAACCGCGCCAGCGTGCGCGCCAACGAGCAGGTTCGCCTGCTGCAGGAAATTGCCGAGCAGCAACGCCAGCAAACGGCGCTGTTGAAGCGTCTGGCGCACAGCGCCCGCGGCGCCGATGCTGACGCGGATGACGACGAACTCAGCCCCGCGCTGAACTTCAAAGGTTTTATCCCCGAACGCTGA
- a CDS encoding DUF2766 family protein produces the protein MSDMLSNEQELASDLVACQLVIKQILDVIDVIAPTEVRDKMAGQLKSIDFSTHPAGADPVTRRAIDKAIALIEMKFTRN, from the coding sequence CTGAGCAACGAGCAGGAACTGGCTTCCGATCTGGTCGCTTGCCAACTGGTCATCAAACAGATTCTGGACGTTATCGACGTGATTGCGCCGACCGAAGTGCGCGACAAGATGGCGGGCCAGCTCAAAAGCATCGATTTCTCCACCCACCCTGCCGGCGCCGATCCGGTGACTCGCCGAGCGATTGACAAGGCGATTGCGCTGATCGAAATGAAGTTTACCCGCAACTGA
- a CDS encoding DUF2627 domain-containing protein, with translation MCGIFSKEVLSKDVSVEYRFSADPYLSASSSNDSSLSM, from the coding sequence ATGTGTGGCATTTTCAGTAAAGAAGTTCTGAGTAAAGACGTTAGCGTTGAATACCGCTTCTCTGCCGATCCTTATCTTAGTGCCTCAAGCAGTAACGACTCTAGTTTGTCTATGTAA
- a CDS encoding PTS mannose transporter subunit IID: MVDTTAQKKLTPADIRGVFLRSNLFQGSWNFERMQALGFCFSMVPVIRRLYPENNDDRKQAIKRHLEFFNTHPYVAAPVLGVTMAMEEQRANGAPIDDAAINGIKVGLMGPLAGVGDPIFWGTVRPVFAALGAGIAMSGSLLGPILFFVLFNLVRLLTRYYGVAYGYRKGVDIVNDMGGGFLQKLTEGASILGLFVMGALVNKWTHVNIPLVVSKITDQTGHTNVTTVQTILDQLMPGLVPLLLTFACMWLLRKKVNALWIIIGFFVIGIFGYWIGLLGL, translated from the coding sequence ATGGTTGATACGACTGCTCAAAAGAAACTCACGCCGGCCGATATTCGCGGCGTATTCCTGCGCTCGAACCTGTTCCAGGGTTCATGGAACTTCGAACGCATGCAGGCGCTGGGTTTTTGCTTCTCGATGGTGCCGGTGATCCGCCGCCTGTATCCGGAAAACAATGACGATCGCAAACAGGCGATCAAGCGCCACCTTGAGTTCTTCAACACCCACCCTTACGTGGCGGCGCCGGTGCTCGGCGTAACCATGGCGATGGAAGAGCAACGCGCCAACGGCGCGCCGATTGACGACGCCGCAATCAACGGCATCAAGGTCGGTTTGATGGGGCCGTTGGCAGGCGTCGGTGACCCGATCTTCTGGGGCACCGTGCGGCCGGTGTTCGCCGCGCTCGGCGCCGGCATCGCCATGAGCGGCAGCCTGCTCGGGCCGATCCTGTTCTTCGTGCTGTTCAACCTGGTGCGCCTGCTGACCCGCTACTACGGCGTGGCCTACGGTTACCGTAAAGGGGTGGATATCGTCAACGACATGGGCGGTGGTTTCCTGCAGAAACTGACGGAAGGGGCGTCCATTCTCGGCCTGTTTGTCATGGGGGCGCTGGTCAACAAGTGGACGCACGTGAATATCCCGCTGGTGGTGTCCAAGATAACCGACCAGACCGGGCATACCAACGTCACCACGGTGCAGACCATCCTCGACCAGTTGATGCCGGGCCTGGTGCCACTGCTGCTGACCTTCGCCTGTATGTGGCTGCTGCGCAAGAAAGTCAACGCGCTGTGGATCATCATCGGCTTCTTCGTCATCGGCATCTTTGGCTATTGGATTGGCCTGCTGGGCCTGTAA